In Apium graveolens cultivar Ventura chromosome 10, ASM990537v1, whole genome shotgun sequence, the following are encoded in one genomic region:
- the LOC141691834 gene encoding uncharacterized protein LOC141691834 encodes MLKWAIELGQFDLEYCPRTAIKGQALADFVLKFDEKIDDKAIEPAEPTSQESHQDEKKQELPHPWWTLHVDGAVNNSGSGAGIVLITPEGHRLMSAIHFKFYATNNDAEYEALINGLKLALEVGAVNLIVRSDSELVVNQVNGGFQTRGPRTELYMRCAKCLLGKFSSAKLESVPREENSNADALAKMGLQMDIVQLGQIHLGIQEVPSIPEVEVFQTQEIPQENWMTPIHNYIQSGAVPEDKLQARRLRYQAAKYVEYDGVLYKRGFN; translated from the coding sequence ATGTTAAAATGGGCCATAGAGCTAGGGCAATTCGATTTGGAATATTGTCCACGCACGGCAATCAAAGGACAAGCGCTGGCCGATTTCGTACTTAAGTTTGATGAAAAAATTGATGATAAAGCCATAGAGCCGGCAGAACCAACCTCGCAAGAAAGTCATCAAGACGAAAAGAAGCAGGAACTCCCCCACCCGTGGTGGACATTACATGTGGACGGGGCCGTAAACAACAGCGGGTCAGGTGCCGGGATAGTCTTGATCACTCCGGAGGGGCACCGCTTGATGAGTGCTAtccatttcaagttttatgctaccaacaatgatgctgagtatgaagcCTTGATTAACGGTCTGAAGTTAGCTCTGGAGGTAGGGGCCGTGAATTTGATAGTTCGAAGTGATTCCGAATTAGTTGTCAATCAAGTCAACGGAGGATTCCAAACCCGAGGACCGCGGACAGAGCTGTATATGAGATGTGCAAAATGCCTACTGGGAAAATTTTCAAGTGCCAAACTGGAAAGTGTTCCGCGAGAAGAGAATAGTAATGCGGACGCTTTGGCCAAGATGGGTTTACAGATGGACATCGTTCAACTTGGACAAATCCATTTGGGAATCCAGGAAGTACCAAGTATCCCAGAGGTGGAGGTGTTTCAAACGCAAGAAATCCCACAAGAAAACTGGATGACCCCCATCCATAACTATATTCAGTCAGGGGCTGTACCGGAGGATAAACTACAGGCTCGACGTCTTCGGTACCAAGCTGCAAAGTATGTCGAGTATGACGGGGTACTATATAAGAGAGGATTTAACTAG
- the LOC141689932 gene encoding transcription elongation factor SPT6 homolog, whose amino-acid sequence MAVVSDDEEEVGLEEEEEREDEVDQREDRDDEDEDEEDEEGEDEYEKDGFIVDDVDEEEQQDGEDDGAVDSDEDRQKKKKRKKRESEKNYELDEDDYELLQDNNITVHRPTESKKFKRLKKARKDVEEEHSGFSDDDDFHSSGKTGRTAEEKLKRTLFDDGEGPQLEDIPEEEQPDDEEDIEHDEDEMADFIVDEEEVDEDGIPIKRKKVRQKKSRQAPGVSSSALQEAHDIFGDVEELIKLRKLNVSKMGSRPDVDPGDWKQSYELSVLSEKYMTVQDDEIREADIPERLQLSEKSTGPPPIDESSIDDESLWICHQLATNMIYLFGNNIWTTEEGGHELSVIKEDIMRFLEYMHVQKFDVPYIAMYRKEECLSLFKDSEHHDADKTVNKSGQKPVIRWHKLLWAIVDLDRKWLLLQKRKNALQLYYNKRYEEESRSIYDETRLTLNRQLFESISRSLKAAESDREVDDVDSKFNLNFPPGDAGIDEGKYKRPKRKSLYTSCSKAGLWEVASKFGYSSEQFGLQISLEKMRMDELEDAKETPEEMASNFTCAMFDTPQNVLKGARHMAAVEISCEPCVRKHVRSIYMDNAKVSTSPTADGIVAIDTFHQYAGIKWLRDKPLTSFEDAQWLLIQKAEEEKLIKVTIKLPDFVENKLIGDAHDYYLSDGVSKSAQLWNEQRKLILQDAFSNLLFPSMEKEARSLLTSRAKSWLLRDYGKRLWDKVSVAPYQRKESDSSSEEELAPRVMACCWGPGKPATTFVMLDSSGEVLDVLHAGSLSNRGQSIDEQQRKKTDQQRVYKFMTDHQPHVVVLGAVNLSCARLKEDIYEIIFKMVEEYPRDVRRDMDALNIIYGDETLPHLYENSRISEDQLPSQSGIVKRAVALGRYLQNPLAMVATLCGPGKEILSWKLSPMESFLTPDDKYEMVEQVMVDVTNQVGLDINLAASHDWLFSSLQFVSGLGPRKAAFLMKSLVRAGSIFTRKDLLTTYGLGKKVFVNAAGFLRVRRSGMAASSSQYIDLLDDTRIHPESYGLAQELAKDVYLEDVQDPDDINDDEDVLEMAIEHVREKPHLLKSLEVHEYAKTKQYENKLETLNNIRLELIQGFQDWRKQYAEPTQDEEFYMISGETEDTIAEGRIVQATVRRVQPQRAVCVLDSGLTGILSKEDFTDNWRDVTDLSEKLNEGEILSCRIRSILKNRYQVFLSCRESEMRSDRYQNHRKLDPYYHEDRSQLAVSQDNIVRKQKELAKKHFKPRMIVHPRFQNITADEAVELLSDKDPGESIVRPSSRSHSYLTLTIKIYDGVYAHKDIVEGGKENKDITSMLRIGKTLKIGEDTFEDLDEVMDRYVDPLIAHLKTMLSYRKFRKGSKAEIDEFLRSEKADYPARIVYCFGISHEHPGTFILTYIRSTNPHHEYIGMYPKGFKFRKRMFEDIDRLVAYFQRHIDDPHDLAPSIRSVAAMVPMQNATPGGSSGGWSGSNSNDGGWRGQSMDRDRTSSMGARTGRGDYTHSGRQDRHPSGLPRPYGDRGRVQGRGTHNSNSRRGSSSNERQDADFEKRTDDGLDSFPGARVQNSPGKEAFPGGWGKPW is encoded by the exons ATGGCTGTAGTTTCAGACGACGAAG AGGAGGTGGGATTGGAAGAAGAAGAGGAGAGAGAAGATGAAGTTGATCAGAGAGAAGATCGCGACGATGAAGATGAGGATGAGGAAGACG AAGAAGGAGAAGACGAGTACGAAAAAGATGGGTTTATTGTAGACGACGTTGATGAAGAAGAACAACAAGATGGCGAGGACGATGGAGCGGTGGACAGCGACGAAGATAGgcagaagaagaagaaaaggaagaaaag GGAATCTGAGAAAAATTACGAACTTGATGAAGATGACTATGAGCTTTTACAGGATAACAACATCACGGTTCATCGCCCAACG GAAAGCAAAAAATTTAAACGTCTGAAAAAAGCTCGGAAGGATGTGGAGGAGGAGCATTCTGGAttttctgatgatgatgattttcATAGTAGCGGGAAGACAGGACGGACAGCTGAGGAGAAGCTTAAGCGTACTTTATTCGATGACGGGGAGG GACCACAACTTGAAGACATCCCAGAAGAGGAGCAAccagatgatgaagaagatatTGAACATGATGAGGATGAGATGGCTGACTTCATAGTTGATGAAGAGGAAGTTGATGAAGATGGAATTCCTATCAA GAGGAAGAAGGTTAGACAAAAAAAATCTAGACAGGCACCAGGAGTGTCGTCATCTGCCCTACAGGAAGCTCATGACATCTTTGGCGATGTTGAAGAGCTTATAAAGCTCCGGAAGTTGAATGTTTCAAAGATGGGTAGCAGACCGGATGTTGACCCTGGTGATTGGAAGCAATCGTATGAACTGAGTGTTCTTTCGGAAAAGTACATGACGGTGCAGGATGATGAAATTCGGGAAGCAGATATCCCAGAAAGATTGCAG TTATCTGAAAAAAGCACCGGACCTCCACCTATAGACGAATCAAGCATAGATGATGAAAGTTTATGGATTTGTCATCAGCTTGCCAcaaacatgatttatttattcGGGAATAATATCTGGACTACTGAAGAAGGTGGTCATGAACTTTCAGTAATTAAAGAAGACATAATGAGATTTTTGGAATACATGCATGTGCAGAAATTTGAT GTTCCTTATATTGCCATGTACCGGAAAGAAGAGTGTCTCTCTCTATTTAAGGACTCCGAGCATCATGACGCTGACAAAACTGTGAACAAGTCTGGCCAGAAGCCAGTTATAAGGTGGCACAAG TTACTTTGGGCTATAGTAGACTTAGACAGGAAGTGGTTACTTCTTCAAAAGAGAAAGAATGCTCTACAGTTATACTATAACAAGAGATATGAAGAGGAGTCCCGGAGTATATATGATGAAACTAGGCTAACTTTGAACCGACAGCTGTTTGAATCGATTAGCAGATCACTGAAGGCAGCCGAGTCAGATCGGGAGGTTGACGATGTTGACTCGAAATTCAACCTGAACTTTCCTCCAGGAGATGCTGGAATAGATGAAGGGAAATATAAAAGGCCAAAACGAAAATCACTTTATACTAGTTGCAGTAAGGCTGGGTTATGGGAAGTTGCTAGCAAGTTTGGCTATAGTTCTGAGCAATTTGGACTGCAGATATCTCTTGAAAAAATG AGGATGGATGAACTGGAGGATGCTAAGGAAACCCCAGAGGAGATGGCTTCGAATTTTACATGTGCAATGTTCGATACACCACAAAATGTCCTAAAAGGCGCTAGGCACATG GCGGCAGTTGAGATTAGTTGTGAACCATGTGTTAGAAAACATGTGCGTAGCATCTATATGGATAATGCTAAAGTATCAACTTCCCCTACAGCAGATGGGATTGTGGCTATTGATACTTTTCATCAATATGCTGGCATAAAATGGTTACGTGATAAGCCATTAACGAGCTTTGAGGATGCACAGTGGCTTCTTATTCAGAAAGCAGAGGAGGAGAAACTTATTAAAGTAACAATAAAGTTGCCAGATTTTGTCGAAAATAAATTAATCGGTGATGCTCACGATTACTATCTTAGTGATGGAGTCAGTAAATCTGCTCAGTTATGGAATGAGCAGAGAAAGTTGATACTGCAGGATGCGTTTTCTAATTTACTTTTTCCTTCAATGGAGAAGGAAGCAAGATCTTTGCTGACCAGTAGAGCAAAAAGTTGGTTGCTTCGGGATTACGGAAAACGTTTGTGGGACAAAGTCTCAGTGGCACCGTATCAGCGGAAGGAAAGTGATTCAAGCTCAGAGGAAGAACTGGCGCCAAGAGTGATGGCGTGTTGTTGGGGCCCTGGAAAACCTGCAACCACTTTTGTGATGTTGGATTCATCTGGAGAAGTCTTGGATGTGTTGCATGCTGGGTCCCTCAGTAACCGTGGCCAAAGTATTGATGAGCAACAACGCAAAAAGACTGATCAGCAAAGGGTTTATAAGTTCATGACAGACCATCAGCCACATGTTGTTGTCCTGGGAGCTGTGAATTTGTCCTGCGCACGGTTGAAGGAAGATATATATGAG ATTATTTTTAAGATGGTAGAAGAGTATCCTAGAGATGTTCGTCGTGACATGGATGCTTTAAACATTATCTACGGTGATGAAACCCTTCCACATCTGTATGAAAATTCTCGTATCTCGGAAGACCAACTTCCTTCACAGTCAG GTATTGTAAAGCGTGCTGTGGCTCTAGGACGTTATCTTCAAAATCCGTTAGCAATGGTCGCTACATTGTGCGGACCAGGGAAAGAAATATTATCTTGGAAGCTTAGTCCTATGGAGAGCTTTCTTACTCCTGATGATAAGTATGAGATGGTTGAACAGGTCATGGTAGATGTGACTAATCAAGTGGGGCTTGACATTAATTTGGCAGCAAGCCACGATTGGTTGTTTTCTTCTTTGCAGTTTGTTTCTGGGCTTGGACCTAGAAAAGCAGCATTTCTGATGAAGTCCTTGGTAAGAGCTGGGTCTATCTTTACAAGGAAAGACTTGTTGACTACATATGGCCTTGGGAAAAAGGTTTTTGTCAATGCAGCTGGTTTCTTACGAGTTAGACGGAGTGGGATGGCTGCTAGCAGCAGTCAGTATATTGATTTGCTGGATGATACACGAATACATCCGGAGTCATATGGTCTTGCACAAGAACTGGCCAAAGATGTATACCTAGAAGATGTTCAAGATCCAGACGATATTAATGATGATGAAGATGTACTAGAGATGGCAATAGAGCATGTAAGAGAGAAACCACACCTGTTAAAGTCACTTGAGGTGCATGAGTACGCTAAAACTAAGCAGTATGAGAACAAATTAGAAACCCTCAACAATATAAGGTTGGAGTTGATTCAAGGTTTCCAGGATTGGCGAAAGCAATATGCAGAGCCAACTCAAGACGAGGAGTTTTACATGATATCTGGGGAGACTGAAGACACCATAGCAGAAGGAAGAATTGTGCAGGCAACAGTTCGCAGGGTGCAGCCCCAGAGGGCAGTTTGTGTTCTGGACTCTGGATTAACTGGTATTCTTAGTAAGGAAGACTTCACAGACAATTGGAGGGATGTAACTGATTTAAGTGAGAAGCTGAATGAAGGTGAAATTTTAAGTTGCAGAATCAGGTCAATTCTTAAAAATCGATACCAGGTTTTTCTAAGTTGTAGAGAGAGTGAGATGAGGAGTGATAGATATCAGAATCATCGAAAATTGGATCCATACTATCATGAGGATCGGAGCCAGTTAGCGGTTAGTCAAGATAATATTGTTAGGAAGCAGAAGGAGCTTGCCAAAAAGCATTTTAAGCCACGGATGATTGTTCATCCCCGCTTTCAGAATATTACAGCTGACGAAGCAGTGGAG TTGCTATCGGACAAGGATCCCGGGGAAAGTATTGTCCGTCCTAGTTCTCGCAGTCATTCATATTTGACTTTGACGATCAAAATCTATGACGGGGTTTATGCTCACAAGGACATCGTCGAAGGGGGAAAGGAGAACAAGGACATAACTAGCATGCTTCGTATTGGCAAAACTTTGAAAATTGGAGAAGACACATTTGAAGATTTAGATGAG GTGATGGATCGGTATGTTGATCCATTAATAGCTCATTTAAAAACTATGCTAAGCTACCGCAAGTTCAGGAAAGGCAGTAAAGCAGAGATCGATGAGTTTTTGAGGTCCGAGAAAGCTGATTATCCAGCAAGAATAGTCTATTGTTTCGGCATATCCCATGAACATCCAGGAACCTTTATATTGACATATATAAGGAGTACAAATCCACATCACGAGTATATTGGCATGTACCCCAAGGGATTTAAGTTCCGTAAAAGGATGTTTGAGGACATTGATCGCCTTGTCGCATACTTCCAGAGACATATTGATGATCCACATGACCTGGCTCCATCCATCCGGTCGGTTGCGGCAATGGTTCCAATGCAAAATGCTACACCTGGGGGCTCTTCCGGGGGTTGGAGTGGTTCCAACAGCAATGATGGTGGCTGGAGAGGCCAGTCCATGGACCGAGATAGAACTTCTAGTATGGGTGCTAGAACAG GGAGAGGAGATTACACACACAGCGGTCGTCAGGATAGACATCCCAGTGGGTTACCAAGGCCATATGGTGATCGAGGTCGTGTTCAAGGCCGGGGCACACACAACAGTAACAGTAGAAGAGGTAGTTCCAGCAATGAAAGGCAGGATGCAGATTTTGAAAAACGAACTGATGATGGATTGGACAGTTTTCCCGGTGCCAGAGTTCAGAATTCACCTGGAAAGGAGGCTTTTCCTGGTGGTTGGGGTAAGCCATGGTAA
- the LOC141691837 gene encoding uncharacterized protein LOC141691837, producing the protein MQETEDEHQVSLNEVEIWVQVHDIPKGFISETILKSIGKFIGTYVKSDPGSFDGAWKAFVRIRVNLNIQKPLKRRMKIKREGDNWGWVNFKYERLGSFCFVCGIIGHTERECNIVYANPEKEIERAYGTWLRTSGRGGKQNAGARWLRIPGSGDSWTEHGGRSKQQMGEDDSANQMASFTEMAGVMRENVGDKYAVIVAARNQGDREKEGNNINLNMEKNQENLDVILEAKRKRVSISQNEEEYGPELMQTDGPKNNTELALNESNESKNLQGAGPGLQARRLRPCLIFLSETLVGKNKIEEICKGIHYSGCFTVDAQGHGGGLALIWKNEGGVEIKGSCNHYIDCEVKCDQIGRWRYTGFYGCPERYRRRESWSILKHLASQSQLPWCILGDFNDIMFAHEKNGGRPHPSALLEGFSNTVSECGLIEISSSGSAYTWERSRGPVRWIQEKLDMGLANHEWRNMFSTAEVRVLEVSTSDHLPLYLELNRTMYTPKVRHFKFENVWIREDECKKVIQESWGYVEGRSIMEKMEYCCLKLEEWGGGKVKEMRLQIQECRNNMKKFRSRRDGYGVTKYNEAREEFLKLLEKQEVYWKQRSKQFWLREGDHNTKFFHKFASGRRKQNQVTKLKDSNGEWKEDKDGVRKVIIDYFSELFQSSGVNAELSERDTVK; encoded by the exons ATGCAAGAAACGGAGGATGAACATCAAGTGTCGTTGAATGAAGTGGAGATCTGGGTGCAGGTACACGATATACCCAAAGGTTTCATTTCTGAAACTATTCTAAAGAGTATTGGAAAATTCATAGGTACGTATGTCAAATCAGACCCTGGAAGCTTTGATGGTGCATGGAAGGCGTTCGTAAGGATAAGAGTTAACCTAAATATCCAAAAACCATTGAAGAGACGAATGAAAATCAAGCGGGAAGGTGACAATTGGGGATGGGTGAACTTTAAGTATGAAAGACTTGGGAGTTTTTGTTTTGTATGTGGAATTATAGGACATACTGAAAGAGAATGTAACATTGTGTATGCCAATCCGGAGAAGGAGATTGAACGAGCGTATGGGACTTGGCTTCGAACATCAGGGCGTGGGGGGAAACAAAATGCTGGTGCACGGTGGTTGAGAATACCAGGATCTGGTGATAGTTGGACGGAACATGGCGGACGATCGAAGCAACAGATGGGAGAAGATGACAGTGCAAATCAAATGGCGAGTTTTACGGAAATGGCAGGTGTGATGCGCGAAAATGTGGGCGATAAGTATGCAGTTATTGTTGCAGCACGTAATCAGGGGGATAGAGAAAAGGAAGggaataatattaatttaaatatggAGAAAAATCAGGAGAATTTAGATGTTATTTTGGAGGCAAAGAGAAAACGggtatcgataagtcaaaatgagGAGGAGTATGGGCCTGAGTTGATGCAAACAGATGGGCCAAAAAATAATACGGAGCTGGCTTTGAATGAATCGAATGAATCAAAAAACTTGCAAGGGGCGGGACCTGGACTCCAGGCCCGCCGA TTACGGCCATGTTTGATTTTTTTGTCAGAAACTTTAGTAGGTAAAAATAAGATTGAAGAGATTTGTAAGGGGATCCATTATAGTGGATGTTTTACTGTAGATGCTCAAGGGCATGGAGGAGGATTGGCGTTGATTTGGAAAAATGAAGGAGGGGTCGAAATAAAAGGAAGTTGTAACCATTACATAGATTGTGAAGTAAAGTGTGATCAGATCGGAAGGTGGAGGTACACGGGTTTCTACGGCTGTCCTGAACGTTACAGGCGTCGAGAATCATGGAGTATTCTAAAGCATTTAGCTAGCCAGTCTCAATTACCGTGGTGCATACTAGGGGACTTTAATGACATTATGTTTGCTCACGAAAAGAACGGAGGAAGACCGCATCCAAGTGCTCTGTTGGAAGGGTTTAGTAATACGGTTAGTGAATGTGGTTTGATTGAAATAAGTTCTAGTGGGAGTGCATACACATGGGAACGATCGAGGGGTCCAGTAAGGTGGATCCAAGAAAAGCTTGACATGGGACTAGCGAACCACGAGTGGAGAAACATGTTTTCGACAGCTGAGGTAAGAGTTTTAGAAGTTTCCACGTCAGATCATTTACCTTTATATCTTGAGTTAAATAGAACGATGTATACACCAAAGGTGAGGCACTTTAAGTTTGAGAATGTGTGGATAAGGGAAGACGAATGTAAGAAAGTTATTCAAGAAAGTTGGGGATATGTTGAAGGCAGGAGTATCATGGAAAAAATGGAGTACTGTTGCTTAAAGTTAGAAGAATGGGGGGGAGGAAAAGTGAAGGAGATGCGTTTGCAAATTCAGGAATGCAGAAATAACATGAAAAAGTTTCGGTCAAGACGGGATGGGTATGGAGTGACTAAATATAATGAGGCGAGAGAAGAGTTCTTGAAGCTTTTGGAGAAGCAAGAAGTGTATTGGAAACAAAGGTCCAAACAATTCTGGCTCAGAGAAGGTGACCACAATACTAAGTTTTTCCATAAATTTGCGTCAGGAAGAAGAAAACAGAATCAGGTGACAAAGTTAAAAGACTCGAATGGAGAGTGGAAAGAAGATAAAGATGGAGTCAGGAAGGTGATTATTGACTATTTTTCTGAGTTGTTTCAAAGTTCAGGTGTGAATGCAGAACTGTCGGAAAGAGATACAGTAAAATGA
- the LOC141691836 gene encoding uncharacterized protein LOC141691836: MPFGLINAGVTFQQMMDTIFGSQIGKNMLIYMDDMITKFKLTVNHSLDLRETFENARKHNLRLNPSKCSFRLISGKFPGFLVTQRGIEANPAQTKAILEMEDPKSIKDLQKLTGCIAALRRFIPQSSKRCLPFFAVIKRASRSTSFEWNNECKSSFAELKAFLTNPHILTRPIPDEALRVYLSASNDTVTAFLVWFDEGNEFQCTILVTRCEMLRLDTHRYNLVYMYCVIQMRARNHRPSSVFQRGGGGLALDDLKIQHIKASVAYPQANGLVEVTSRTILQGLKKRIEEILRCWVDELPNVLWSSRTTPRSATGETPFRLAYGVDVVLPIEISLISPMVEIFDPSLAFKGLRFNNGLIEETKEESRLRMIAQQENTAKYFNKKVKNKHFKVGDLFLPDFVASQPTISGILKPTWEGPYRVSKVVSAGTYELSHLDGQPIKNAWNDIHLKKFYQ; encoded by the exons ATGCCCTTCGGCCTGATTAACGCTGGCGTGACTTTTCAACAGATGATGGATACGATCTTTGGATCGCAAATTGGGAAGAATATGCTAATCTATATGGACGACATGATAACTAAATTTAAGCTCACCGTTAATCACTCTCTCGATCTCCGTGAGACTTTCGAGAATGCTCGAAAACACAACTTACGTCTTAATCCTAGCAAATGCTCTTTCAGACTTATCTCTGGCAAATTTCCGGGGTTTTTGGTTACAcagagagggatcgaggccaaccctGCACAGACAAAGGCAATTCTAGAAATGGAGGATCCAAAATCCATTAAAGATCTTCAAAAGCTAACAGGTTGTATAGCAGCTCTTCGGAGATTTATTCCCCAGTCATCCAAAAGGTGTCTCCCATTCTTTGCCGTCATCAAAAGGGCCTCGAGATCAACATCTTTCGAATGGAACAATGAGTGCAAATCCAGTTTCGCAGAGCTCAAGGCATTTTTGACAAATCCTCATATTCTCACTCGGCCTATCCCAGACGAGGCTTTGCGTGTATACCTCTCGGCCTCCAACGATACGGTGACAGCCTTCCTCGTTTGGTTCGATGAAGGAAATGAATTCCAGTGTACTATATTAGTCACTCGTTGCGAGATGCTGAGACTCGATACCCACAG ATATAATCTTGTGTATATGTACTGTGTAATTCAGATGCGGGCCAGGAATCACCGCCCTTCCTCGGTTTTCCAgcgaggtggtggtggcctg GCTTTAGACGATTTAAAAATCCAGCATATCAAGGCCTCGGTTGCGTATCCACAGGCCAATGGCCTTGTAGAAGTGACGAGTAGAACCATCCTACAAGGATTAAAgaaaagaattgaagaaattctcCGCTGCTGGGTTGATGAGCTCCCAAACGTGTTATGGTCCTCCAGGACAACTCCCCGAAGCGCAACCGGCGAAACTCCTTTCCGCCTTGCGTATGGTGTCGATGTCGTCCTGCCCATCGAGATAAGCCTAATTTCCCCAATGGTAGAAATCTTCGATCCCTCCCTCGCGTTCAAGGGCTTGCGCTTTAACAATGGCCTGATTGAAGAAACAAAAGAGGAATCTAGGCTCCGCATGATCGCACAGCAAGAAAATACTGCAAAATACTTCAACAAAAAAGTCAAAAACAAGCACTTCAAGGTGGGCGACCTGTTCCTTCCAGATTTCGTTGCGTCGCAGCCCACTATTTCAGGAATACTTAAGCCAACGTGGGAAGGCCCTTACCGGGTATCGAAGGTTGTCAGCGCAGGAACCTACGAGCTCTCACACCTCGACGGTCAACCAATTAAGAATGCCTGGAACGACATTCATCTCAAGAAATTTTATCAGTGA